The following coding sequences are from one Veillonella rodentium window:
- a CDS encoding DedA family protein — MEYIISFMETYGYAAMFIAMTLENANVPIPSEIVLGFAGYLIAQGVFDLHTTMVVGILAGIIGSILSYWMGEYGGRPLLLKYGKYIFFNEHKFELAEKMFNKYGGAAVFFGRLLPGVRTFISFPAGMARYPLWHFIIWTVLGTIPWTILLVYLGKVLGENWKDLIEYNHEFLIVMIAVFAIVAAVLGYRYYRNRR, encoded by the coding sequence GTGGAATATATCATTTCGTTTATGGAAACTTATGGCTATGCGGCCATGTTTATTGCAATGACCTTGGAAAACGCCAATGTACCTATTCCCAGTGAAATCGTTCTAGGTTTTGCGGGATATTTAATCGCGCAGGGGGTATTTGATCTGCATACGACGATGGTAGTCGGCATTCTGGCCGGTATCATAGGGTCTATCCTGTCGTACTGGATGGGGGAATACGGCGGACGGCCGCTGCTGTTGAAGTACGGTAAATATATATTCTTTAATGAACATAAATTTGAGCTTGCCGAAAAGATGTTCAATAAATACGGCGGTGCGGCGGTATTTTTCGGCCGTTTATTGCCCGGGGTACGCACGTTTATTTCGTTCCCGGCGGGCATGGCCCGTTATCCTTTGTGGCATTTTATCATTTGGACGGTCCTCGGTACGATTCCGTGGACGATTTTGCTCGTTTATTTGGGGAAAGTCCTCGGTGAAAACTGGAAAGATCTTATCGAATACAATCATGAGTTTTTAATTGTCATGATTGCCGTATTTGCTATTGTTGCAGCTGTCCTAGGCTACAGATACTATCGCAACCGTCGGTAA
- a CDS encoding DUF2922 domain-containing protein, producing MAEKRVVYLTFSTVDGKSASITISAPRAGITLQDAKTAANALVANKVILGSHDAVLAAFTAAREVTTQITELK from the coding sequence ATGGCGGAAAAACGCGTTGTATATCTTACGTTTTCTACGGTCGATGGTAAAAGCGCATCGATTACAATTAGCGCACCTCGCGCTGGAATTACTTTACAAGATGCTAAAACAGCGGCTAATGCGTTAGTGGCGAATAAGGTTATCCTTGGATCCCATGATGCAGTACTCGCTGCGTTTACAGCGGCTCGTGAAGTGACAACACAGATTACCGAACTCAAATAG
- a CDS encoding DUF1659 domain-containing protein — protein MATIKRTKLVLRFNVGTEDMPKYKNVTYTRVAEEASDDNMKIVGDALAALYDHSLSDVVRINEISLGH, from the coding sequence ATGGCTACGATTAAACGTACGAAACTGGTGTTGCGTTTTAATGTCGGTACCGAAGATATGCCGAAGTATAAGAACGTCACCTATACGCGTGTTGCCGAAGAAGCGTCCGATGACAATATGAAAATTGTCGGCGATGCATTGGCAGCCTTGTATGACCACAGCCTGTCCGATGTGGTTCGCATCAACGAAATATCCCTAGGACATTAA
- a CDS encoding CoB--CoM heterodisulfide reductase iron-sulfur subunit B family protein, producing MKYAFFPGCVLESAAKEDYLATVAVAKKLGIELEELDGWTCCGASHVQDIAPEVTLATNARNIALAEEKGLNLLTVCNTCTLMLREAKNELDNNEKEKNEVNKKLAQIGKQYRGTTDVTHFLWVLIRDYGLDKLKEKVVKPLTGLRVAEYYGCHILRPQTELGFEDYQMPTSLADLISAIGATPIDFSRKLDCCGFHAVYPAHDSVMQMTGSINKDAANEGADCVVTPCPLCQMQLDMFQKEAKEVVGGGKDMPILHMSQLIGLALGISPAEMGMPKRHLTDTAAVTKFVG from the coding sequence ATGAAATACGCATTTTTCCCTGGTTGCGTTCTTGAAAGCGCTGCCAAAGAAGACTACTTAGCAACAGTTGCTGTGGCTAAAAAATTAGGTATCGAGTTGGAAGAACTTGACGGCTGGACTTGCTGCGGCGCGTCCCACGTTCAAGATATCGCTCCGGAAGTTACACTTGCTACAAATGCTCGTAATATCGCATTGGCGGAAGAAAAAGGATTGAACCTTTTGACTGTATGTAACACTTGTACGTTGATGCTTCGTGAAGCTAAAAACGAACTTGATAACAACGAAAAAGAAAAGAACGAAGTTAACAAGAAATTGGCTCAAATCGGTAAACAATACCGCGGTACAACTGATGTAACTCACTTCTTGTGGGTATTGATCCGCGATTACGGTTTGGACAAATTGAAAGAAAAAGTTGTTAAACCGTTAACAGGTTTACGTGTAGCTGAATACTACGGCTGTCATATTCTTCGCCCTCAAACTGAATTGGGCTTCGAAGATTATCAAATGCCTACATCCTTAGCAGATTTGATTTCCGCTATCGGTGCTACACCAATCGATTTCTCCCGTAAGCTCGATTGCTGCGGTTTCCATGCTGTATATCCTGCACATGATTCCGTAATGCAGATGACCGGCTCCATCAACAAAGATGCAGCTAATGAAGGCGCAGATTGCGTTGTAACTCCTTGTCCGCTTTGCCAAATGCAACTTGATATGTTCCAAAAAGAAGCAAAAGAAGTTGTTGGCGGCGGCAAAGATATGCCAATCTTGCATATGTCCCAGCTGATCGGCCTTGCACTTGGCATTTCCCCTGCTGAAATGGGCATGCCTAAACGTCACTTGACTGATACTGCGGCAGTGACTAAATTCGTAGGTTAA
- a CDS encoding succinate dehydrogenase/fumarate reductase iron-sulfur subunit, with the protein MRQITYHIHRYQQGRAFVQTFKFDYEPDRTILWGLQKIKDTQDPTLTFLAACRSAVCGACSIRVNGEAMLGCESKIDELTERYGTDELTIAPIGNFRVIRDLVVDWESKVDRLKTVAPWIFLKAEFNEGDKIVRQTPADFKKFVAGTECILCGCCASECNKLTAREDDFLEPYVFTKANRFVLDSRDDAPMAHIQPAFDNGLWKCVHCMNCISRCPKHLKPAMDISNLRKEATKAGLTNSKGVRHAVAFKDDLYKTGRLKEVSMSLKSDGVVDSAKQAFYALRLWKHSKINPFELVVPQKPVNGIDGVRRLMKAAEEVSK; encoded by the coding sequence ATGAGACAAATCACCTACCATATTCACCGTTACCAACAAGGTCGCGCGTTTGTACAGACTTTCAAATTCGATTACGAACCTGACCGTACAATCCTCTGGGGCCTTCAAAAAATTAAAGATACACAGGATCCAACATTGACATTCTTGGCAGCCTGCCGTTCCGCAGTTTGCGGCGCTTGCTCCATCCGTGTAAACGGCGAAGCGATGCTCGGCTGTGAATCTAAAATCGATGAATTGACAGAACGTTATGGTACAGACGAATTGACAATCGCTCCGATCGGCAACTTCCGTGTTATCCGTGACTTGGTTGTTGACTGGGAATCCAAAGTTGATCGTTTGAAAACAGTTGCTCCTTGGATTTTCCTTAAAGCTGAATTCAACGAAGGCGACAAAATCGTTCGTCAAACTCCGGCAGACTTCAAAAAATTCGTTGCCGGTACAGAATGTATCCTTTGCGGTTGCTGCGCATCCGAATGTAACAAATTGACTGCTCGTGAAGATGATTTCTTGGAACCATATGTATTCACTAAAGCTAACCGTTTCGTATTGGACAGCCGTGATGATGCTCCTATGGCTCACATTCAACCTGCATTCGACAACGGTCTTTGGAAATGCGTTCACTGCATGAACTGTATCTCCCGTTGCCCTAAACACTTAAAACCTGCTATGGATATTTCCAACTTGCGTAAGGAAGCTACGAAAGCTGGCCTTACTAACAGCAAGGGCGTTCGCCATGCGGTTGCTTTCAAAGACGATCTCTACAAAACCGGTCGCTTGAAAGAAGTTTCTATGAGCTTGAAATCCGATGGTGTTGTTGATTCCGCTAAACAGGCATTCTATGCATTGCGCTTGTGGAAACACAGCAAAATCAATCCATTTGAACTTGTAGTACCTCAAAAACCTGTAAACGGTATTGATGGTGTTCGCAGACTTATGAAAGCAGCTGAGGAGGTAAGTAAATAA
- a CDS encoding FAD-binding protein produces MEQFDVLVVGSGGAGMRAALEVGRRKGLKVALITKIFPTRSATAMAQGGVNACLNNVAAEDTVETHTFDTVKGSDYLGDQDAIEFFCSRCPEGVLEMDHMGAPFSRTEENKIAQRNFGGQSYPRTCYSADKTGHVILHTTYEQCLKEGVHFLQEWYLLDLVKDANGHVGGAVVWNMKEGKVEQIKAKAIILSTGGAGRIFWTRTTNPFLSTGDGMAVAFRAGNGLKDMEMIQFHPTGLGRTGILMSEAVRGEGGYLLNAEGERFMKKYAPNKMELASRDVVAKAIEDEIAAGRGFGSGLNAYVVADLRHLGPEVIIEKLHGIRDLAMCFEHCDPLTQPVPIRPTCHYTMGGIDVVDYKTCACELPGLFASGEASCISIHGANRLGGNSLADGVVFGKVSGAGAADYAESHEQPNVDAELAAAAKAWEDRFTEVTSREGGRPVVEIRDALADAMWNKVGIFRNEEGITEALKEIEQLIEDYKTCYVGDPERTYNMAFVNYCEIGSMLTVAKAIAMGALHRRESRGAHIREDHPKRNDERYLKHSLIKLGADGQYELTERDVVFTKYEPQERKY; encoded by the coding sequence ATGGAACAGTTTGATGTTCTAGTAGTAGGTAGCGGTGGCGCTGGTATGCGTGCGGCTCTTGAAGTTGGTCGTCGCAAAGGCTTAAAAGTAGCTCTTATTACTAAAATTTTCCCAACCCGTTCGGCAACAGCAATGGCGCAAGGCGGTGTTAATGCATGTTTGAATAACGTAGCAGCTGAAGATACAGTTGAAACACATACTTTTGATACAGTAAAAGGTTCCGACTATCTTGGCGACCAGGATGCTATCGAATTCTTCTGCTCCCGCTGTCCGGAAGGCGTGCTTGAAATGGACCACATGGGCGCTCCATTCTCTCGTACAGAAGAAAATAAAATCGCGCAACGTAACTTCGGTGGTCAATCCTATCCACGTACTTGCTACTCCGCGGATAAAACAGGTCATGTTATCTTGCACACTACTTATGAACAATGCTTGAAAGAAGGCGTACACTTCTTACAGGAATGGTACCTTTTAGATCTTGTTAAAGACGCAAACGGTCACGTTGGTGGCGCTGTTGTGTGGAACATGAAAGAAGGTAAAGTAGAACAGATTAAAGCTAAAGCTATTATCTTGTCTACAGGCGGTGCCGGTCGTATTTTCTGGACTCGTACTACAAACCCGTTCCTTTCCACAGGCGACGGTATGGCGGTAGCATTCCGCGCCGGTAACGGTTTGAAAGATATGGAAATGATCCAATTCCATCCAACAGGTCTCGGTCGTACAGGTATCTTGATGTCCGAAGCGGTTCGTGGCGAAGGCGGTTACCTTCTTAACGCTGAAGGCGAACGTTTCATGAAAAAATATGCGCCTAACAAAATGGAATTGGCATCTCGTGACGTTGTAGCGAAAGCAATCGAAGATGAAATCGCTGCAGGTCGCGGTTTCGGTTCCGGCCTTAATGCATACGTAGTAGCCGATCTTCGTCACTTGGGACCTGAAGTTATCATCGAAAAACTTCATGGTATCCGCGACTTGGCTATGTGCTTCGAACATTGCGATCCATTGACTCAACCGGTACCTATTCGTCCTACATGTCACTATACAATGGGCGGTATCGACGTAGTGGATTACAAAACTTGTGCATGTGAATTGCCTGGTCTGTTCGCTTCCGGCGAAGCATCCTGTATCTCCATCCACGGTGCTAACCGCTTGGGCGGTAACTCCCTGGCTGACGGCGTAGTATTCGGTAAAGTATCCGGTGCTGGCGCAGCTGATTATGCTGAATCCCATGAACAACCAAATGTAGATGCGGAACTTGCCGCAGCTGCAAAAGCTTGGGAAGATCGTTTCACAGAAGTAACATCCCGTGAAGGCGGCCGTCCGGTTGTAGAAATCCGCGATGCATTGGCTGATGCAATGTGGAATAAAGTAGGTATCTTCCGTAATGAAGAAGGTATTACTGAAGCCTTAAAAGAAATCGAACAATTGATTGAAGATTATAAAACTTGTTATGTAGGTGACCCTGAACGTACTTACAACATGGCATTCGTAAACTATTGTGAAATCGGCTCCATGTTAACAGTAGCAAAAGCTATTGCTATGGGCGCTTTACACCGCCGTGAATCCCGTGGTGCTCATATCCGTGAAGACCATCCTAAACGTAATGATGAAAGATATTTAAAACATTCCTTGATCAAATTAGGTGCTGACGGTCAATACGAATTAACAGAACGCGACGTAGTGTTCACTAAATACGAACCACAAGAAAGGAAGTACTAA
- a CDS encoding response regulator transcription factor, translating into MKILLVEDEEMLNGITAKYLRAENMTVDTCFNGQQAIDYVNTSSYDVIVMDIMMPVLDGVSALAQIRNDGNTTPVLLLTAKDSLQDKVTGLNTGADDYLVKPFDLEELTARIYALARRNARHAQNDIHVGPLTINVPQRTVKRDGETISLTAKEFDLLFYLASNENIVLSRQQILDHVWEYDYESHSNLIDVYIKDLRKKVDTDENVKLIQTVRGVGYVLKTEN; encoded by the coding sequence ATGAAAATTTTACTTGTAGAAGACGAAGAAATGCTAAATGGTATTACAGCCAAATATTTACGCGCAGAAAATATGACGGTTGATACGTGCTTCAACGGTCAACAAGCTATTGATTATGTAAATACATCCAGTTATGACGTAATCGTTATGGATATTATGATGCCGGTTCTTGACGGTGTCAGCGCATTGGCGCAGATCCGCAACGACGGCAATACGACACCTGTATTATTGCTTACGGCAAAAGACTCCTTGCAGGATAAGGTAACCGGCCTCAACACGGGTGCGGACGACTACCTTGTAAAACCGTTCGATCTCGAGGAATTGACTGCCCGTATTTACGCTTTGGCTCGACGCAATGCGCGCCACGCACAAAATGACATCCACGTAGGTCCGTTGACGATCAATGTACCTCAACGTACGGTAAAACGCGACGGCGAAACGATTTCATTGACGGCGAAGGAATTCGACCTCTTGTTCTATTTAGCAAGTAATGAAAACATCGTATTATCCCGTCAACAAATTCTCGACCATGTATGGGAATACGATTATGAAAGCCATTCTAATCTAATCGACGTATATATTAAAGATTTGCGCAAAAAAGTCGATACTGATGAAAATGTAAAACTTATTCAGACAGTTCGCGGAGTAGGGTATGTCCTCAAAACAGAAAACTAA